In Hymenobacter sublimis, a single genomic region encodes these proteins:
- a CDS encoding DNA repair ATPase → MEQTTQLETGTYEILRNRLLKSSTDLRQRLDLLNTERKQVFGAVDTRLLGTGRITTENNCVPWDMVPVGQRFIFGYNVVLGLKAEPDLADVFGVYEYAEHDFRPLGLELLQNPQFLEEFRNLYRYYKNTQFVKFAVIGAHLFMVFRVGKSASDVKTFKWLMQGETLTYLDNRSDHEYTFPPQHEFQWKRATRDMQRGGKHPHISIEDKVFVETVGGDLTIKVEDNTSTGQGILSEPVDDKDQTLDDSEIYYAVVGNLILLKIRPYQEQQYRYFIFNHKLKTAQRLDALADACVLLPDGQGLIFPHGFYLQTGDNKLFDNGLREMLFEKRVVSPNGEDSLYVFFNKDHGTYLLLSYNRIAQRVDNPIVCHGYALFENGELCYFRADDEPKKHHAVQIWQTPYTAPDFQLPVTSDSYLYKLGNKEIVRAMSEVQEILTLTSKDDSYAGLYLDLIRQTTSLTDAYHWLREPAAQALAKPLGEIRQTATAAVEEFEKVQSIRKNAAQQTQTIFQKADELIGRIRRSAPDTVTEFVQLLGELRGVRGEVISLKELRYVELPAVEKHATDLEALSKEVALQTVDFLLKPDALAPYSQRVQAIAEGVEQVQKTVEADQREQETAAVAQELELLIEVVSNLPIPDPTQTTAIIDNISTVYARFNQIRAALKRRRQALAGTEAQAEFTAQLKLLEQALTNYLDLADTPAKCDEYLTKLMVQLEELEGKFPDFDQFIEQLTTRREQVVEAFESKKTALVAARNQRATALLQSAERLLKAVQSRLTRLESVADINGYFAADVMVEKVRQTAQELINLGDSVKSDDVQSRLKTLREDAVRQLRDRADLYADGGQTLKFGPHAFTVNTQPLELTVVLRDGDLHYHLTGTNFFQKITDPTLLASKPVWEQTVLSENQDVYRAEFLAWRILQAAQHPTPADAEAGHPAVLSVPELGHLSAAELLAYVQQFMAARYQEGYLKGVHDHDAALLLTALVRLTRTADLLRYPADTRAAAALYWLRFANPDQRAHWERQLQGIGVLLQVFPDSQEFDELKTELQMAVNRFAEQTGLFTPAQVADAGDYLFHELTHTGTFIIAAEAAELYQQLQKQLQERQATELFQQSVMGLQDQPVAQFNLVRQWVQAAQFRGPHPPTPSPVGRGSQTAMQAKQVPSLQNAPLPTGEGLGVGSAGLALETAVLLLTGTYDPARVVHTPTLEILENLQGSHPRIPENRTYQLNFPDFRRRLLHYDRATVVQYEAFQEVKKQLLARAAEDMRLEDFRPRVLTSFVRNRLIDQVYLPIIGANLAKQIGTAGEGKRTDLMGLLLLISPPGYGKTTLMEYVANRLGLIFMKINGPAIGHAVTSVDPAQAPNAGARQELEKLNLAFEMGDNVMIYVDDIQHCNPEFLQKFISLCDAQRKIEGVYQGRPRTYDFRGRKVAVVMAGNPYTESGDVFQLPDMLANRADIYNLGDILTAGSEDAFRLSYLENALTSNAALARLATQSPQDVPALIRLAETGQQDGLSFEGNQTPEELNEYVAVLQKLLRLRDVVARVNVAYIASAAQADAYRTEPPFKLQGSYRNMNKLAEKVRPVMNDQEIEQLLAAHYESEAQTLTSATEANLLKLRELLGWLTPEQAARWQQIKQTYLDNLRNSGAGQLLQMLDKLENIAGGLSGIREALKRE, encoded by the coding sequence ATGGAACAAACTACCCAACTCGAAACCGGCACCTACGAAATTCTGCGCAACCGCCTGCTCAAGAGCAGCACCGACCTGCGCCAGCGCCTGGACCTGCTCAATACCGAGCGCAAGCAGGTGTTTGGGGCCGTGGATACGCGCCTGCTAGGCACCGGCCGCATTACCACTGAAAATAACTGCGTGCCCTGGGACATGGTGCCGGTGGGGCAGCGGTTCATCTTCGGGTACAACGTGGTGCTGGGGCTGAAAGCGGAGCCGGACTTGGCCGATGTATTTGGGGTGTACGAATATGCCGAGCACGATTTCCGGCCGCTGGGCCTGGAGCTGCTGCAGAACCCGCAGTTTCTGGAGGAGTTCCGCAACCTGTACCGCTACTACAAGAACACCCAGTTCGTGAAGTTCGCGGTGATTGGGGCGCACTTGTTTATGGTGTTTCGGGTGGGCAAGAGTGCTTCCGACGTAAAGACGTTTAAGTGGCTAATGCAGGGCGAGACGCTTACCTACCTCGACAACCGCTCCGACCACGAGTACACCTTTCCGCCCCAGCACGAGTTCCAATGGAAGCGCGCCACCCGTGACATGCAGCGCGGCGGCAAGCACCCCCACATCAGTATCGAGGACAAGGTGTTCGTGGAAACCGTGGGCGGCGACCTGACCATTAAGGTGGAGGACAACACCAGCACCGGGCAGGGCATTTTGAGCGAGCCGGTCGACGATAAGGATCAGACCCTGGACGACTCGGAAATCTACTATGCGGTAGTGGGCAATCTGATTCTGCTCAAGATCCGGCCCTACCAGGAGCAGCAGTACCGCTACTTCATCTTCAACCACAAGCTCAAAACTGCTCAGCGCCTCGATGCCCTGGCCGATGCCTGCGTGCTGCTGCCCGACGGGCAGGGCCTGATCTTTCCGCACGGCTTCTACCTGCAAACCGGCGACAACAAGCTCTTCGATAACGGCCTGCGCGAGATGCTGTTCGAGAAGCGCGTCGTGTCGCCCAACGGGGAGGATTCCCTGTATGTGTTCTTCAACAAGGACCACGGCACCTACCTGCTGCTGAGCTACAACCGCATTGCCCAGCGCGTCGATAACCCCATCGTGTGCCACGGCTATGCTCTGTTCGAGAATGGGGAGCTGTGCTACTTCCGGGCCGACGATGAGCCCAAGAAGCACCACGCCGTGCAGATCTGGCAGACGCCCTACACCGCCCCGGATTTCCAGCTGCCCGTCACCTCCGATTCTTACCTCTACAAGCTGGGTAACAAGGAGATTGTGCGGGCCATGAGCGAGGTGCAGGAAATCCTGACGCTGACCAGTAAGGACGACTCCTACGCTGGCCTCTACCTCGACCTGATTCGCCAAACGACCAGCCTCACCGACGCCTACCACTGGCTGCGCGAGCCCGCCGCCCAGGCCCTGGCCAAGCCCTTGGGTGAAATCCGCCAGACGGCCACGGCCGCCGTGGAGGAGTTTGAGAAGGTGCAGAGCATCCGCAAAAACGCCGCCCAGCAAACCCAAACTATTTTCCAGAAAGCCGACGAGCTAATAGGCCGCATCCGCCGCTCTGCGCCCGATACCGTCACGGAGTTTGTGCAGCTGCTGGGCGAGTTGCGCGGGGTGCGGGGCGAGGTAATTTCCCTGAAGGAGCTGCGCTACGTGGAGCTGCCGGCCGTGGAAAAGCATGCCACCGACTTGGAAGCCCTGAGCAAAGAAGTGGCCCTGCAAACTGTGGACTTTCTGCTCAAGCCCGATGCCCTGGCCCCTTACTCCCAGCGCGTGCAGGCCATAGCTGAAGGCGTAGAGCAGGTGCAGAAAACCGTAGAGGCCGATCAGCGCGAGCAGGAAACGGCCGCCGTGGCCCAGGAGCTGGAGCTGCTGATTGAGGTAGTGAGCAACCTGCCCATCCCCGACCCGACCCAGACCACGGCCATCATCGACAACATCTCGACCGTGTACGCCCGCTTCAACCAGATTCGGGCGGCGCTGAAGCGGCGGCGGCAAGCCCTGGCCGGCACCGAGGCCCAGGCCGAGTTTACCGCCCAGCTCAAACTGCTGGAGCAGGCCCTGACCAACTACCTCGACCTGGCCGATACGCCCGCCAAGTGCGACGAGTACCTGACCAAGCTCATGGTGCAGCTCGAAGAGTTGGAAGGCAAGTTTCCCGACTTCGACCAGTTCATTGAGCAGCTCACCACCCGGCGCGAGCAGGTAGTAGAAGCTTTCGAGTCGAAGAAAACGGCCCTGGTAGCGGCCCGCAACCAGCGCGCCACGGCTTTGCTGCAAAGCGCCGAGCGGCTGCTAAAGGCCGTGCAAAGCCGCCTCACCCGCCTGGAATCGGTGGCGGATATCAACGGGTACTTTGCTGCCGACGTGATGGTGGAAAAGGTGCGCCAAACGGCCCAGGAGCTCATCAACCTCGGCGACTCGGTGAAGTCGGACGACGTACAGAGCCGGCTGAAAACCCTGCGCGAGGATGCCGTGCGCCAGCTCCGCGACCGGGCCGACCTCTACGCCGACGGCGGCCAGACCCTTAAGTTCGGCCCCCATGCCTTTACCGTCAACACCCAGCCTCTGGAGCTGACCGTGGTGCTGCGCGACGGCGACCTGCACTACCACCTCACCGGCACCAACTTCTTCCAGAAGATAACCGACCCGACCCTGCTGGCCTCCAAGCCCGTCTGGGAACAAACCGTGCTGTCGGAAAACCAGGACGTGTACCGGGCCGAGTTCCTGGCCTGGCGCATTCTGCAGGCGGCCCAGCACCCCACGCCCGCCGATGCGGAAGCGGGCCACCCCGCTGTGCTGTCCGTACCCGAGCTAGGCCACCTCAGCGCCGCCGAGCTACTGGCCTACGTGCAGCAGTTTATGGCCGCGCGCTACCAGGAAGGCTACCTTAAAGGCGTGCACGACCACGACGCCGCCCTGCTGCTCACGGCCCTGGTGCGCCTCACGCGCACGGCAGACTTACTCCGCTACCCGGCCGACACCCGCGCCGCCGCGGCCCTCTACTGGCTGCGCTTCGCCAACCCCGACCAGCGGGCCCACTGGGAGCGGCAGCTCCAGGGCATCGGGGTGCTGCTCCAGGTCTTCCCCGATTCCCAGGAGTTCGACGAGCTCAAAACCGAGCTGCAAATGGCCGTAAACCGTTTCGCGGAGCAAACCGGCCTGTTCACCCCCGCCCAGGTGGCGGATGCCGGCGACTACCTCTTCCACGAGCTGACCCACACCGGCACTTTCATCATTGCCGCCGAAGCCGCCGAGCTCTACCAGCAGTTACAGAAGCAGCTGCAGGAGCGCCAGGCCACGGAGCTGTTTCAGCAGTCGGTGATGGGCCTCCAGGACCAGCCGGTAGCGCAGTTTAACTTGGTGCGACAGTGGGTGCAGGCGGCGCAGTTCCGTGGACCCCACCCCCCAACCCCCTCCCCGGTGGGGAGGGGGAGCCAGACGGCTATGCAAGCAAAGCAAGTGCCCTCACTCCAGAACGCACCCCTCCCCACCGGGGAGGGGCTGGGGGTGGGGTCCGCTGGGCTAGCCCTCGAAACTGCCGTGCTCCTGCTCACTGGCACCTACGACCCGGCCCGCGTGGTGCACACCCCTACCCTCGAAATACTCGAAAACCTCCAGGGCAGCCACCCACGCATCCCCGAAAACCGGACCTACCAGCTCAACTTCCCCGATTTCCGCCGCCGACTGCTGCACTACGACCGCGCCACGGTAGTCCAGTACGAGGCGTTTCAGGAGGTGAAAAAGCAGCTGCTGGCCCGGGCCGCCGAGGACATGCGCCTGGAAGATTTCCGGCCCCGCGTGCTCACCTCCTTCGTGCGCAACCGTCTCATCGACCAGGTGTATCTGCCCATCATCGGGGCCAACTTGGCTAAGCAGATCGGGACGGCGGGGGAAGGTAAGCGCACCGACCTGATGGGCTTGCTCCTGCTCATCTCGCCGCCCGGCTACGGCAAAACCACGCTCATGGAGTACGTGGCCAACCGGCTGGGCCTCATCTTCATGAAGATCAACGGGCCCGCAATCGGACACGCCGTGACGAGTGTAGACCCCGCCCAGGCCCCCAACGCCGGGGCGCGGCAGGAGCTGGAGAAGCTGAACCTGGCCTTCGAGATGGGCGACAACGTGATGATTTACGTGGACGACATCCAGCACTGCAACCCCGAGTTTCTGCAGAAGTTTATCTCCCTCTGCGACGCCCAGCGCAAGATTGAGGGCGTGTACCAGGGCCGCCCCCGCACCTACGACTTCCGCGGCCGCAAGGTGGCAGTGGTGATGGCCGGCAACCCCTACACCGAAAGCGGCGACGTGTTCCAGCTGCCCGACATGCTAGCCAACCGCGCCGACATCTATAACCTCGGCGACATTCTCACGGCGGGCTCTGAAGACGCCTTCCGCCTCTCCTACCTCGAAAACGCCCTCACCAGCAACGCGGCCCTGGCCCGCCTCGCCACCCAAAGCCCCCAGGACGTGCCCGCCCTCATCCGCCTGGCCGAAACCGGGCAGCAGGACGGCCTCAGCTTCGAGGGCAACCAGACGCCCGAGGAGTTGAACGAATATGTGGCGGTGCTGCAAAAGCTGCTGCGCCTGCGCGACGTGGTGGCCCGCGTGAATGTGGCCTACATTGCCAGCGCCGCCCAGGCCGACGCCTACCGCACCGAGCCGCCGTTCAAGCTCCAGGGCTCCTACCGCAACATGAACAAGCTGGCCGAGAAAGTGCGCCCCGTCATGAACGACCAGGAAATTGAGCAGCTCCTGGCCGCCCACTACGAAAGCGAAGCCCAAACCCTGACCAGCGCCACCGAAGCCAACCTGCTCAAACTGCGCGAGCTGCTCGGCTGGCT
- a CDS encoding PH domain-containing protein — translation MNQVFKSNISWWLFGPILGGLGFFLLLAVAQQRWVAGLVVLVPVCFIIYLLLSTAYTITPQKLIITSGPLRLRLAGQDITSIYPTHTPISSPALSLDDRLAIRYGKFDSVLVSPAAKAGFLAGLLQLNPAIRHD, via the coding sequence ATGAATCAGGTGTTTAAGTCCAATATAAGCTGGTGGCTTTTCGGGCCGATTCTGGGCGGCCTGGGCTTCTTTTTGCTGCTGGCCGTAGCCCAGCAACGCTGGGTAGCAGGCCTGGTGGTGCTCGTACCGGTCTGCTTTATTATCTATCTACTCTTGTCCACTGCCTACACCATTACGCCGCAGAAACTCATTATTACATCCGGGCCGCTGCGCCTGCGCCTGGCAGGACAGGACATTACCAGCATCTATCCTACCCATACCCCCATTAGCTCCCCGGCCCTTTCGCTCGACGACCGATTGGCAATACGCTACGGCAAGTTTGATTCCGTGCTGGTATCACCCGCCGCCAAGGCTGGTTTTCTGGCTGGGTTGTTACAGCTTAATCCTGCTATCCGTCATGATTGA
- a CDS encoding OB-fold-containig protein, whose protein sequence is MTDLFHAALLPANLLPTALLVFVLLYWLTVITGLLDFKSLDLDVHHHPELHHTHFHAPEGMGVSWLNHALAFFNLGRVPLMVFVAFVALPLWVGSILLNYYLGNSSWQLGLLLLLPLLLVALLVAKVLTTPFVHVFAAFEKDHHDGTRPLGKVCTILLPASQQHLGQASVAVPNGAPLMLNVRAADATTELRKGDSALVIDYDEQRRCYVIEPYEVS, encoded by the coding sequence ATGACTGACCTGTTTCACGCGGCGCTTTTGCCAGCCAATCTGCTGCCCACGGCCCTACTGGTATTTGTGCTGCTCTACTGGCTGACCGTAATTACCGGCCTGCTCGATTTCAAGTCCCTGGATTTGGACGTGCATCATCACCCGGAGCTGCACCACACCCACTTTCACGCCCCTGAGGGCATGGGCGTAAGTTGGTTAAATCACGCTTTGGCTTTTTTCAACCTGGGTCGGGTGCCGCTGATGGTGTTTGTGGCTTTTGTGGCCCTACCGCTGTGGGTAGGCAGCATTCTGCTTAACTATTACCTGGGTAACAGCTCTTGGCAGCTGGGGTTGCTGCTACTGCTGCCGTTGCTGCTGGTGGCGCTGCTGGTTGCCAAGGTCCTGACCACGCCGTTCGTGCATGTGTTTGCCGCCTTCGAGAAAGACCACCACGATGGTACCCGGCCCCTGGGCAAGGTTTGCACCATTCTGCTACCCGCCAGCCAGCAGCACCTGGGCCAGGCCAGCGTGGCAGTGCCCAACGGCGCCCCCCTGATGCTCAACGTGCGAGCCGCCGACGCCACCACGGAGCTGCGCAAGGGCGACTCGGCCCTGGTGATTGATTATGATGAGCAGCGCCGCTGCTACGTAATTGAACCCTACGAGGTGTCCTGA
- a CDS encoding endonuclease domain-containing protein, translating to MPDTNHIHNLGYQKAIRRTLRSNLTPAEALLWKALQRSQLAGRKFRRQHGIGPYIVDFYCSSKKLVVELDGAGHFTANGEAQDAERDAYLGSLGLKVLRFENELCLQHIESVLATIEAAFQTIVLSSSTTPSPSSTEEGN from the coding sequence ATGCCTGATACAAATCACATTCATAATCTAGGCTATCAAAAAGCTATCCGCCGCACACTTCGCAGCAACCTCACACCTGCCGAAGCTCTGCTCTGGAAAGCACTTCAGCGCAGCCAACTAGCCGGCCGCAAGTTTCGTCGCCAGCATGGCATCGGTCCGTACATCGTGGACTTCTACTGCTCAAGCAAAAAGCTGGTGGTAGAGCTGGATGGCGCCGGACATTTCACGGCTAATGGTGAGGCGCAGGATGCCGAACGGGACGCTTATCTGGGCAGCTTAGGCCTGAAAGTGCTGCGCTTTGAGAACGAGCTATGCTTGCAACATATCGAGAGTGTATTAGCGACTATTGAGGCTGCTTTTCAGACCATCGTTCTATCATCGTCAACCACCCCTAGCCCCTCCTCAACTGAGGAGGGGAACTAG
- a CDS encoding flotillin family protein, whose amino-acid sequence MLEQLSLAVILIVAVLLLGFLAIIARMYQKAVQGEALVRTGMGETKVSFSGIFIVPILHKMEVMDIKLKTIVIARAGSEGLVCKDNLRADVKVNFFVRVNKTHDDVLNVAQSIGAHRASDPAALENLFDAKFSEALKTVGKHFDFIELYNSREQFKQEILRIIGTDLNGYVLDDCAIDYLEQTPLTALNQDNILDAEGIKKIIALTSEQKIQANSIQREQQKTIKKQDVEAQETILQLEKQLIENQEKQKREVANIKAREAAEAEKVQQEERLKSERARIATEEEVRVAEQNRDRQVLVAERNKQRTDAVETERVAQAQALEANERERIVALAQIEKEKALEEEKKNIQTIIRERITVEKATVQEEEKIKDTRAQAQADREKLVALTAAKQQAEAATVALVGNADMEKQAAEFRAKQALIDAEAEKAAAEFKGQAIRTLAEAEASKATAVGLAEAQVMQAKATARQKEGETEATVLQLTAAAEAQAIQAKAGAQAEADEKLGLVAAKINREKGLADADIIQAKADADQKKGLAEAAVSEQKFAVEAKGIEAKADAMKKLDGVGKDHEEFKLRLDKEKSVELAQISIQKDIAASQADVIGEALKAAKIDIVGGETMFFDQIIGSITKGKMVDRAVHNSEVLGTVKDAFFSLDGGGDFKTNLRRFVDQFGLSSEDMKNLSVSALLLKMMNQAGDDATRATITQLASTAQVMGIGDKPAKMLELK is encoded by the coding sequence ATGTTGGAACAACTCTCCCTGGCGGTGATACTCATCGTTGCCGTCCTCTTATTGGGCTTTCTAGCCATCATTGCCCGCATGTACCAGAAGGCGGTGCAGGGCGAAGCCCTCGTCCGGACCGGCATGGGCGAAACCAAGGTTTCCTTTAGCGGCATCTTCATCGTGCCCATCCTGCACAAGATGGAGGTGATGGACATCAAGCTCAAAACCATTGTTATTGCCCGGGCTGGCTCCGAAGGGCTGGTCTGCAAAGACAATCTGCGGGCCGATGTGAAGGTGAACTTCTTCGTGCGCGTCAACAAAACCCACGATGACGTGCTGAACGTGGCTCAGAGCATCGGGGCCCACCGCGCCTCCGACCCCGCGGCCCTGGAAAACCTCTTCGACGCCAAGTTTTCAGAAGCGTTAAAGACGGTAGGCAAGCACTTCGATTTCATCGAGTTGTATAATTCCCGCGAGCAGTTTAAGCAGGAAATCCTGCGCATTATCGGCACCGACCTGAACGGCTACGTGCTCGACGACTGCGCCATCGACTACCTGGAGCAAACCCCGCTGACCGCGCTCAACCAAGACAATATTCTGGACGCCGAGGGCATCAAGAAAATCATTGCCCTGACCTCGGAGCAGAAGATTCAGGCCAACTCCATCCAGCGGGAGCAGCAGAAAACCATCAAGAAGCAGGACGTTGAGGCCCAGGAAACCATCCTGCAGCTGGAAAAGCAGCTGATTGAAAACCAGGAAAAGCAGAAGCGCGAGGTAGCCAATATCAAGGCTCGTGAAGCCGCGGAGGCCGAAAAAGTACAGCAGGAAGAGCGTCTGAAATCAGAGCGGGCCCGCATTGCCACCGAAGAAGAAGTGCGCGTGGCTGAGCAGAACCGCGACCGGCAGGTGCTGGTGGCCGAGCGCAACAAGCAGCGCACCGACGCCGTGGAAACCGAGCGCGTCGCGCAGGCCCAAGCCCTGGAGGCCAACGAGCGGGAGCGGATTGTGGCCCTGGCCCAGATTGAAAAGGAAAAGGCTCTGGAAGAAGAGAAAAAGAACATCCAAACCATCATTCGGGAGCGAATCACGGTAGAAAAAGCCACGGTTCAGGAAGAAGAAAAGATAAAGGACACCCGCGCCCAGGCCCAGGCCGACCGCGAAAAGCTGGTGGCCCTGACCGCCGCCAAGCAGCAGGCCGAAGCCGCCACGGTGGCTCTGGTAGGCAATGCCGACATGGAAAAACAAGCCGCCGAGTTCCGCGCCAAGCAGGCCCTAATTGACGCCGAAGCCGAGAAAGCCGCCGCTGAGTTCAAGGGTCAAGCCATTCGTACCCTGGCCGAAGCCGAAGCCAGCAAAGCCACCGCCGTGGGCCTAGCCGAAGCCCAGGTGATGCAAGCCAAAGCCACCGCCCGCCAGAAAGAAGGCGAAACCGAGGCCACGGTGCTGCAGCTTACCGCCGCCGCCGAAGCCCAGGCCATTCAAGCCAAAGCCGGTGCCCAGGCCGAAGCCGACGAAAAACTAGGCCTGGTAGCCGCCAAAATCAACCGTGAAAAAGGCCTCGCCGACGCCGACATCATTCAGGCCAAAGCCGACGCCGACCAGAAGAAGGGCCTGGCCGAAGCCGCCGTATCGGAGCAGAAGTTTGCGGTGGAAGCCAAGGGCATCGAGGCCAAGGCCGACGCCATGAAAAAGCTCGATGGCGTGGGCAAAGACCACGAGGAGTTCAAACTGCGCCTCGACAAGGAAAAGTCGGTGGAGCTGGCCCAGATTAGCATTCAGAAGGACATTGCCGCCTCCCAGGCCGATGTTATCGGCGAGGCCCTCAAGGCCGCCAAAATCGACATTGTGGGCGGGGAAACGATGTTCTTCGACCAGATTATTGGCTCTATCACGAAGGGTAAGATGGTGGACCGCGCCGTGCACAACTCCGAAGTGCTGGGCACCGTGAAAGACGCCTTCTTCTCCCTGGACGGGGGCGGCGACTTCAAAACCAACCTGCGTCGCTTTGTGGATCAGTTCGGCCTGAGCAGTGAAGACATGAAGAACCTCAGCGTCTCGGCCCTACTGCTAAAGATGATGAACCAAGCCGGCGACGACGCCACGCGTGCCACCATCACCCAGCTGGCCAGCACCGCGCAGGTGATGGGCATCGGCGACAAGCCGGCCAAGATGCTAGAGCTGAAGTAA